One Thiocapsa bogorovii DNA segment encodes these proteins:
- a CDS encoding transposase, whose product MSNPIPHPQGEPETTALVPHAGPVAVDTFGGRVHVEWDAQAAVTPLGQLPFFTEFLRLGGRFDAWVESCPLKLTSPNAPSTRDVLGTAILAVLSGHQRYAHISALRGDTINAALLGMEAVVSEDSVRRNLGKLDEADGVAWLQNHLDACVAPVLGVPWILDADVTVKPLYGHQEGAVKGYNPHKPGRPSHTYHTYFVAGLRLILDVEVLDGNQTASKYSAPGLWELLARLPRAHWPLCIRGDRDWGTQANMARAEQEGIPYLFKLRMTSKVKQTVERLMRDAEWCDAGQGWQGAETTLRLSGWSRARRAVVLRRRIKADLAVVEQGDPEQLRLSFAELTDETIVYEYAVLVTSLPHEILSVAQLYRDRADAENPFDELKNHWGWGGFTTRDIKRCRFMARITALTYNWWSLFVRLADPTRHTEAITSRPLLLSAPARLTRHGGQTRLTISHPHAEAGWVEATCREITAFFNTLRRTAEQLSPLQRWYRLLSRALVKYLNGRQLQPPAVLPAPA is encoded by the coding sequence ATGAGCAACCCGATCCCTCACCCGCAGGGTGAACCCGAAACCACCGCATTGGTACCGCATGCCGGCCCGGTTGCGGTGGACACGTTTGGCGGGCGCGTCCACGTCGAGTGGGATGCGCAGGCGGCGGTCACCCCGCTGGGGCAGCTGCCGTTCTTCACCGAGTTTTTGCGCCTGGGCGGGCGCTTCGATGCCTGGGTCGAGAGCTGCCCGCTGAAGCTGACCAGCCCGAACGCCCCGAGCACGCGCGACGTTCTGGGTACCGCCATCCTGGCGGTGCTGTCCGGGCATCAGCGCTATGCCCACATCAGTGCCCTGCGCGGCGACACCATCAACGCCGCCCTGCTGGGCATGGAGGCGGTGGTGAGCGAGGACTCGGTGCGCCGCAACCTCGGCAAGCTCGATGAAGCCGACGGGGTGGCCTGGTTGCAGAACCACCTGGACGCCTGCGTGGCGCCGGTGCTGGGCGTGCCCTGGATTCTCGATGCCGACGTGACGGTCAAGCCGCTCTACGGGCATCAAGAGGGTGCGGTCAAAGGCTACAATCCGCACAAGCCGGGTCGGCCCTCGCACACCTACCATACCTATTTCGTCGCCGGTCTGCGTCTGATCCTGGACGTGGAGGTGCTGGACGGCAACCAAACCGCGTCCAAGTACAGCGCGCCGGGCCTGTGGGAGTTGCTCGCGCGCCTGCCGCGGGCGCACTGGCCGCTGTGCATTCGCGGCGACCGCGATTGGGGCACCCAAGCCAACATGGCACGGGCCGAGCAGGAGGGGATCCCGTATCTGTTCAAGCTGCGCATGACCTCCAAGGTCAAGCAGACCGTCGAGCGCCTGATGCGCGATGCCGAGTGGTGCGATGCCGGTCAAGGCTGGCAGGGGGCCGAGACGACCCTGCGTCTGTCGGGCTGGAGCCGTGCCCGGCGCGCCGTCGTGCTGCGCCGGCGCATCAAGGCCGACCTGGCCGTCGTCGAGCAGGGTGATCCCGAGCAGCTGCGCCTGAGCTTCGCCGAGCTCACCGACGAGACGATCGTCTACGAGTACGCCGTGCTGGTGACCTCGCTGCCCCATGAGATCCTGAGCGTGGCGCAACTCTATCGCGATCGCGCCGACGCGGAGAATCCCTTCGACGAGCTCAAGAACCATTGGGGCTGGGGCGGCTTCACCACCCGCGACATCAAGCGCTGCCGCTTCATGGCGCGCATCACCGCCTTGACCTACAACTGGTGGAGCCTGTTCGTGCGCCTGGCCGACCCGACTCGGCACACCGAGGCGATCACCAGCCGCCCGCTGCTGCTCAGCGCACCGGCACGACTGACCCGTCACGGCGGGCAGACGCGCCTGACCATCAGCCATCCCCATGCCGAAGCCGGGTGGGTGGAGGCGACCTGCCGCGAGATCACGGCCTTCTTCAACACGCTGCGCCGAACTGCGGAGCAGTTGAGTCCCCTGCAACGCTGGTACCGGCTCCTCTCGCGGGCGCTGGTGAAGTATCTCAACGGCCGCCAATTGCAGCCGCCGGCGGTGTTACCGGCGCCGGCGTAG
- the gspM gene encoding type II secretion system protein GspM codes for MKAPSRPTIVCVLAWVLFLSLPLLLIGGLAIAWTSEMGTLSGRIADSEDQLVRYRRLIATLPELRSELERVRANESFKAFYFDAPTAALAGAELQRQVQDIVTAASGRLISTQILPGPPEESPPRVRVRTQIQGSTETLLDVLYDIEQARPFLFVDQVSVRSSARPQQPASAPRGRMIRRPPVNPAGELTVRLDIFGFTLGGDTQ; via the coding sequence ATGAAGGCTCCATCGCGCCCTACGATCGTCTGCGTTCTGGCTTGGGTTCTGTTTTTGTCGCTCCCCCTGCTGCTGATCGGCGGCCTAGCGATCGCCTGGACCAGCGAGATGGGTACGCTTTCCGGCCGGATTGCCGACAGCGAAGATCAACTCGTGCGTTATCGTCGGCTCATTGCAACGCTACCCGAGCTGCGGTCGGAACTCGAGCGGGTCCGGGCCAACGAGAGCTTCAAGGCGTTTTATTTCGATGCACCGACAGCGGCCTTGGCGGGTGCGGAGCTTCAGCGTCAAGTTCAGGACATCGTCACGGCGGCGAGCGGCCGTCTGATCAGTACCCAAATCTTGCCCGGACCGCCCGAGGAGAGTCCGCCGCGGGTGCGTGTGCGCACGCAGATCCAAGGCTCGACCGAGACGCTCCTCGACGTCCTCTACGACATCGAGCAAGCGCGTCCTTTTCTGTTCGTCGATCAGGTCTCGGTGCGCTCCTCCGCGCGCCCTCAGCAGCCCGCCTCCGCGCCGAGGGGCCGCATGATTCGCCGTCCGCCCGTCAACCCGGCCGGTGAATTGACGGTGAGGCTGGATATCTTCGGCTTTACCCTGGGAGGTGACACTCAATGA
- the gspD gene encoding type II secretion system secretin GspD has product MISRNSDFIGLTSRADSNEATLDPKRCRGARQPLRNLQRLAIVLILAIVSSACERAYWDPTVRVDDMGEDGTRALQGGARGASSARGTDATSIALAGDDEPGPTVGALQRGTGTFVREISPPSVDTTPGDVTLNFDGTDIREVVKVILGDLLQVNYVLHPAVQGVTSLQTGRPLRRDHLIPTLETLLRMNNAAIVYSGGTYEVVPLANAVQGRVVPQLGESGRALPEGYSVQVVPLQYIGAEEMSNILQPLAPEGSVIRVDNLRNLVVIAGTSPDMGNLLDTIRVFDVDWMAGLSVGFFSLEYAKANEVVTQLQTLLGDEGSNPLKGVFRFVPVESANAVLVVSPQASYLQQASNWIERLDMAEATGDAAERLFVYRVRHGDAENLADTLSQLFGGEASQRSSSVGGVAPGLSGSSIGSTGDGEADGGGVGGQSAPRRSSSREIELSSPVSIVADATNNSLMVRSSPRDYKKILDALKQLDILPLQVLVEATIVEISLEGNLRYGVQWNLFGLATKDQRSQFTLGSGDSLANSVGLTFPGFNWAVISRPDTIRATLSALAQDNLVNVLSSPSVMVLDNQTAKIQVGKEVPIATSQQQGLTNTDRVVNTIEYRPTGVMLSVKPRVTPGGLVQMEIEQEVSTVDEVGSGGSALDSPTFSTRNITSSVAVRSNQAVVLGGLIQNERSDGNQGVPGLYNLPFAGPLFGQRSKVSRRTELVVVLTPKVVASDQDAETVTRDFRNKVRGLQMKF; this is encoded by the coding sequence ATGATCTCCAGGAATTCTGATTTCATCGGCCTGACGAGCCGAGCCGACTCGAACGAGGCCACGCTGGATCCAAAGCGCTGTCGCGGTGCCCGTCAACCCCTGCGCAACCTACAGCGACTCGCGATCGTATTGATCCTCGCCATCGTCTCCTCGGCATGCGAGCGCGCCTATTGGGACCCGACCGTACGGGTCGACGATATGGGCGAAGACGGGACTCGTGCGCTTCAGGGCGGAGCGCGCGGCGCCTCGTCAGCGCGCGGAACCGACGCAACCTCCATCGCCCTGGCAGGAGACGACGAGCCCGGTCCGACCGTCGGGGCACTCCAGCGAGGGACGGGCACCTTTGTGCGCGAGATCTCACCGCCCAGTGTCGACACCACCCCCGGCGACGTCACCCTGAACTTCGACGGGACGGACATCCGCGAGGTCGTCAAGGTCATCCTCGGCGACCTGCTGCAGGTGAACTATGTCCTGCATCCCGCGGTTCAGGGCGTCACGTCGCTACAGACCGGCCGTCCGTTGCGTCGCGACCATTTGATCCCGACCCTCGAAACCCTGTTGCGTATGAACAACGCCGCCATCGTCTACTCGGGCGGCACCTACGAGGTGGTCCCGCTGGCGAATGCCGTTCAGGGTCGCGTCGTACCCCAGCTCGGCGAATCTGGCCGAGCCCTTCCGGAAGGCTACAGCGTCCAAGTCGTGCCGCTCCAATACATCGGCGCGGAGGAAATGAGCAACATCCTTCAGCCTTTGGCGCCTGAGGGGAGCGTAATCCGCGTCGACAACCTTCGCAATCTGGTCGTCATTGCCGGCACCAGTCCCGACATGGGTAATCTGCTCGACACCATTCGCGTCTTCGACGTCGATTGGATGGCGGGGCTCTCGGTCGGTTTCTTCTCCTTGGAATACGCCAAGGCCAACGAGGTGGTGACCCAGCTTCAGACCCTGTTGGGCGACGAAGGCAGCAATCCGCTCAAGGGTGTCTTCAGATTCGTCCCGGTCGAGAGCGCCAACGCGGTGCTCGTGGTGTCTCCGCAAGCCAGTTATCTCCAACAGGCCAGCAATTGGATCGAGCGGCTCGACATGGCCGAGGCGACAGGCGATGCGGCCGAGCGCCTCTTCGTCTATCGGGTGCGCCACGGCGACGCCGAGAATCTGGCCGACACCCTCTCCCAACTCTTCGGCGGGGAGGCATCGCAGCGCTCGTCATCCGTGGGCGGCGTCGCACCTGGGTTGAGCGGATCCTCGATCGGATCGACGGGTGACGGGGAAGCGGACGGCGGCGGCGTTGGCGGTCAGTCGGCACCGCGCCGCAGCTCCTCCCGCGAGATCGAGCTCTCCTCGCCCGTGAGTATCGTCGCCGACGCGACCAACAACTCGCTGATGGTCAGGTCCAGCCCGAGGGACTACAAGAAGATCCTCGACGCGCTCAAACAGTTGGATATCCTGCCGCTGCAGGTCCTCGTCGAGGCCACTATCGTGGAGATCAGCCTCGAGGGCAATCTCAGGTACGGGGTCCAATGGAATCTCTTCGGACTCGCCACCAAGGATCAGCGCAGCCAATTCACCTTGGGCTCGGGCGACTCGCTTGCCAACAGCGTCGGTTTAACATTCCCGGGCTTCAACTGGGCCGTCATCAGTCGGCCCGATACCATTCGTGCGACCCTGAGCGCCTTGGCACAGGACAACCTCGTCAATGTCCTGTCCTCGCCGTCCGTGATGGTCCTGGACAATCAGACCGCGAAGATCCAGGTCGGTAAAGAGGTCCCGATTGCAACCAGCCAACAGCAGGGTCTCACCAATACGGATCGCGTCGTCAATACGATCGAGTATCGTCCTACGGGCGTCATGCTGTCGGTCAAGCCGAGGGTGACCCCGGGCGGTCTCGTGCAGATGGAGATCGAGCAGGAGGTGAGCACGGTCGACGAGGTCGGAAGCGGTGGCTCGGCGCTCGACTCGCCGACCTTCTCGACGCGCAACATCACCAGCTCGGTCGCGGTTCGCTCGAATCAAGCCGTTGTGCTCGGCGGCCTGATCCAAAACGAGCGAAGCGACGGCAATCAAGGCGTCCCCGGACTCTATAACCTCCCGTTCGCCGGACCGCTCTTCGGGCAACGTTCCAAGGTCTCCAGAAGGACCGAGCTCGTCGTCGTCCTAACGCCGAAGGTCGTCGCGAGCGACCAGGACGCCGAAACGGTCACTCGCGATTTCCGCAACAAGGTCCGTGGTCTTCAAATGAAATTCTGA
- a CDS encoding PilN domain-containing protein has protein sequence MSLSDRLKLLGQLPSGPATGLDDVYRILRRSLEVCLPIPVRRFLARRDRRLIIEPEASTAHLFLTTGEEREPVGELGLDTAIPLPEIARPGPERSPTRVLMMPREDILTRSVSLPSQVRANLPQVIRFELDRLSPFQAGDVLYDFLAKSGPKGAPRLRVELALCRRDLAAAWVKRMRDAGAPIDRIAWEGAWASANLLPPAERPKRRLDLFSVDKLLWAAMVVLIAVALIGPLWQQKRVAEALDTEVRRARVEAVAVDDLRQELERARLGSTAVLQQKRDEPNILVLLRELSDRIPDDTWIQTLDYNNGQVELRGESGQATALIALLEQAPGIDEVSFRSPVTQVPQTGKERFNISLRFTRAREE, from the coding sequence ATGTCCCTCAGCGATCGACTCAAACTCCTCGGCCAGCTCCCGAGCGGCCCCGCGACGGGCCTCGACGATGTCTACCGCATCCTCAGGCGCTCGCTCGAAGTCTGTCTGCCGATCCCGGTACGTCGTTTTCTTGCCCGCCGAGATCGCCGTTTGATCATCGAGCCCGAGGCATCGACCGCGCATCTTTTTCTGACGACCGGCGAGGAGCGCGAGCCGGTTGGCGAGCTTGGGCTCGATACCGCGATTCCGCTCCCCGAGATCGCACGACCCGGACCCGAGCGCTCCCCGACGCGGGTCTTGATGATGCCGCGCGAGGACATCCTGACCCGCAGTGTTTCGCTGCCGTCGCAGGTGCGCGCCAATCTTCCTCAGGTGATTCGCTTCGAGCTGGATCGTCTCTCGCCGTTCCAGGCAGGCGACGTCCTCTACGATTTTCTCGCCAAGTCCGGTCCGAAAGGTGCCCCTCGCCTCAGGGTCGAGCTCGCCCTGTGTCGCCGTGATCTTGCAGCGGCTTGGGTCAAGCGCATGCGAGATGCGGGGGCACCGATCGATCGGATCGCTTGGGAAGGGGCTTGGGCATCGGCCAACCTCTTGCCGCCGGCGGAGCGCCCGAAACGCCGTCTTGACCTCTTCAGTGTCGACAAACTGCTTTGGGCCGCGATGGTGGTGCTCATCGCCGTTGCCCTGATCGGACCCTTGTGGCAGCAAAAACGGGTTGCCGAAGCCCTCGACACCGAGGTTCGGCGGGCGCGGGTGGAAGCGGTCGCGGTCGATGATCTGCGCCAGGAGCTCGAGCGGGCGCGTCTGGGAAGTACGGCCGTCCTGCAACAGAAACGTGATGAGCCCAACATCCTCGTCTTGTTGCGCGAGCTCAGCGACCGAATCCCGGACGACACCTGGATTCAGACCCTCGACTACAACAACGGGCAGGTCGAGCTGCGGGGCGAATCCGGACAAGCGACCGCCTTGATCGCGCTGCTCGAGCAAGCTCCCGGTATCGACGAGGTGTCGTTTCGCTCTCCCGTGACGCAGGTCCCGCAGACGGGTAAGGAGCGATTCAATATTTCACTGCGGTTCACGCGCGCGAGGGAAGAATGA
- a CDS encoding type II secretion system minor pseudopilin — MRPLARHQRGIALVLVLWVLTLLTVMAVGLTAAQRTETALSDNHVSGARFRAAADAAIAFTVLVFAMPPPDAIDPDVPVWLPNGVAVPWRFGGVDLAIRVFNEGSRIDLNQAPPELLSALLVTLGMEEDPATSLAAAIVDWRDEDDLSLLNGAEDGDYRDVGLTLGAKDAPFVAVEELMQVLGMTPEIYARLAPEVSVDLDGAGFDERFASAAAIAATQGIPFEDAQLRVVQRDSPLFEDSSGPRVVDRAGPLYRIDVAETGPGGGGRRMEALIETTPGQQPPYQVRWRRFGLSAVPSAPTDSEADAG; from the coding sequence GTGCGCCCGCTCGCGCGACATCAACGGGGCATCGCCTTGGTTCTGGTGCTGTGGGTGCTGACCCTGCTCACCGTTATGGCCGTCGGCCTGACCGCGGCGCAGCGTACCGAGACGGCGCTGAGCGACAATCACGTCTCGGGCGCACGCTTTCGGGCCGCCGCCGATGCCGCTATCGCCTTTACGGTCCTGGTCTTTGCGATGCCGCCGCCCGATGCGATCGATCCGGACGTGCCCGTTTGGTTGCCCAACGGTGTCGCCGTGCCTTGGCGGTTCGGCGGGGTCGATCTTGCGATTCGGGTCTTTAACGAGGGGTCGCGGATCGATCTGAATCAGGCGCCGCCGGAGCTGCTCTCGGCGCTCCTCGTGACGCTCGGCATGGAGGAGGATCCGGCGACGTCGCTTGCCGCAGCGATCGTCGATTGGCGGGACGAGGACGATCTGTCGCTCCTGAACGGTGCTGAGGATGGCGACTATCGCGATGTCGGCCTGACCCTCGGGGCGAAGGATGCGCCTTTCGTGGCCGTCGAGGAGTTGATGCAGGTCCTCGGGATGACGCCGGAGATCTACGCGCGTTTGGCCCCGGAGGTCAGTGTCGATCTCGATGGGGCTGGATTCGACGAACGCTTCGCCTCCGCAGCGGCTATCGCCGCGACTCAGGGGATCCCATTCGAAGATGCACAGCTTCGCGTTGTCCAGCGCGACTCGCCTCTGTTCGAGGACAGCAGCGGCCCACGCGTCGTCGATCGGGCAGGCCCCCTTTACCGGATCGATGTTGCCGAGACCGGTCCGGGCGGGGGCGGGCGCCGCATGGAGGCGCTGATCGAGACAACCCCCGGACAGCAACCGCCCTATCAGGTGCGGTGGCGCCGTTTCGGCCTGTCCGCTGTGCCGTCGGCGCCGACCGACAGCGAAGCCGATGCCGGTTGA
- a CDS encoding PilT/PilU family type 4a pilus ATPase: MDINPYLEMMIRHKASDLFFVPGAPAKIKIEGVIRSIGENPLTPAFCREAIASLIDADQERELTESLELDFAIAFEDRGRFRVNAYHQRGHRAMVLRYIRSSIPTLEELDLPAVLSRLVMHKRGIILMVGATGSGKSTTLAAMIGHRNRTAPGHIITIEDPIEFVHPHQQCIVSQRELGLDTKDYSRALKSALREAPDVILIGEIRTRNTMEAAIELAGTGHLAISTLHANNAYQAMERIVNMFPQEMHKTLFADLSSYMRAIVSQRLVRTTTGARRAAIEILVNTPHIADLIRDGHIEAIEEAMQGHGEEGTVTFDEALLKLYHKGAISLEEALANADSAPNLEARINFG; this comes from the coding sequence ATGGACATCAACCCTTATCTCGAGATGATGATTCGACACAAGGCGTCGGATCTCTTTTTCGTTCCCGGAGCACCGGCCAAGATCAAGATCGAAGGGGTGATCCGGTCGATCGGCGAGAACCCTTTGACGCCGGCCTTCTGTCGGGAGGCGATTGCGTCACTCATCGATGCGGATCAAGAGCGTGAGCTCACGGAGTCGCTCGAGCTCGACTTCGCCATCGCCTTCGAGGATCGGGGTCGCTTCAGGGTCAACGCCTATCATCAGCGCGGACACCGGGCGATGGTCCTGCGTTACATCCGCAGCAGCATCCCGACCCTAGAGGAGTTGGACCTACCCGCCGTGCTCAGCCGCCTGGTCATGCACAAGCGAGGGATCATCCTCATGGTCGGCGCGACAGGCTCCGGCAAGTCGACGACACTCGCCGCGATGATCGGCCACCGCAATCGAACGGCGCCGGGTCACATCATCACCATCGAAGATCCGATCGAATTCGTGCATCCTCACCAGCAATGCATCGTCAGCCAACGCGAGCTCGGTCTGGATACCAAAGATTACTCCCGGGCGTTGAAGAGTGCCCTGCGCGAGGCGCCGGATGTCATCTTGATCGGCGAGATCCGGACCCGCAACACGATGGAAGCAGCGATCGAGCTGGCCGGAACGGGTCATTTGGCGATCTCCACCCTGCATGCCAACAACGCGTATCAAGCGATGGAGCGGATCGTCAATATGTTCCCGCAGGAGATGCACAAGACGCTCTTTGCCGATCTCTCCTCCTACATGCGCGCGATCGTGTCCCAACGCTTGGTCCGAACCACAACCGGGGCGCGCCGTGCGGCCATCGAGATCTTGGTCAATACGCCCCACATCGCGGATCTCATTCGCGACGGGCACATCGAAGCGATCGAGGAAGCCATGCAGGGGCACGGCGAGGAGGGAACGGTCACCTTCGACGAGGCGCTCTTGAAGCTTTACCACAAGGGAGCGATTTCGTTGGAAGAGGCGCTTGCCAACGCGGACTCGGCCCCGAACCTCGAGGCCAGGATCAACTTCGGGTGA